GGTGCTGAACTGCGACACCTGATCGGGCTGGGCCTCGTTGAACGCGATGCCCAGTTCCTCTTCGGCCTGCAGCGCGCCCTGCTGGGCCTGGTCGTTGAACGACCCGTCGCCGAGGCCGCCGGTCGCATAGACCATCCCGATGTTGGCCGTCGGGCCGCTCGCGGTGGTCTCGGCCGCGGTCGTCTCCTCGCCGCCGCCGTCGCCGCCCGCGTCGGTCGGCGCTTCGGTCTCCGTCTCGGTCGAGCCCCCGGAGGGACCGCCGCTACAGCCGGCCAGTCCCGCGATTCCCGCCACGCCCGTCGCCTTCACGAAAGTACGTCTATCCATTACTATGGACACCTACCCAGTAAGGGACGCGATATGTGCATAAATTCGTCGCTTCCGACCCCGCACACCCACTCCCGGGTGTGAAAACTGGACGGGCATTGGAAACCCGACCGCGGGCCGGCGGGTCGGGGCGAAGCTACCGACGGCTCAGTCTGCGTCCTCGACCGCGGCCTCGACGACGGTCGTCACCTCGTCGACGAGGGCGTCGACGTCGTCGGCCTCCGCGTAGACGCGGACGTACGGCTCCGTCCCGGAGGGGCGGACCAGCGTCCACGACGCGTCCGCGAACTCCAGGCGGACCCCGTACTCGGTGTCGACGTCGGCGTCGGGGAAGGCCTCCGGAAGCGACGACTCCAGGCGGGCCATCGCCTCGGCTTTCCGCTCGTCGGGACACGGGACGCTCACTTTCCGGTAGGGACGCTCCGTGACCGGCGCGCGGAGGCCGTCGAGCCCCGACTCGGCGACGAGTCGCGTCAGGACGGCCGCCGAGGCGACGCCGTCGATCCAGCCGCCGTGTTCGGGGTGGATGTGCTTCCAGGGCTCGGCCGCGAAGACCACGTCCCCGCCGCCGGCGCGGGCGGTCGCGATGCCCTCGTGGAGCGCGCCGAGCCGGACCCGCTCGACGCGGCCGCCGGCCGCGCGGACCCGCTCGTCGATCCGCCCCGAGGCGTTCGGCGTCGTCACGACCACGGGGTCGTCGGCGTCGGCCGCCTCGGTGAAGCGCTCGGCTAAGATCGCCACGACGGTGTCCTCGTGAACGACCTCGCCATCGCCGTCGACGATCACGATCCGGTCGGCGTCGCCGTCGTGGCCGATCCCGAAGTCGAAGTCGCCGTCGCGGACGAACGCCCGGAGGTCCGCGAGGGACTCGGGGGTCGGCTTCGACTCCCGGCCGGGGAAGTGGCCGTCGACCTGGCCGTTGAGGGTGACGACGCGCGCGCTGAGCTCCCGGAGGACGCCCGGCGTCCCGAGCGCGCCCATCCCGTTGCCGCAGTCGACCGCGACGTCGAGGCCGTCGGCGTCGGCGCCGTACTCGCGGGCGTAGGCGACGACCGCCTCCCGGTAGTCCGGGAGCACCGTCTCCTCGGCGGAGTCGCCCCAGGCGTCCCACGTGGCGGGCCGCTGCTCGCCCGCGACGCGCGCCTCGATCGCCTGTTCGAGGTCCCTGTCGTACTCCTCGCCGTCGACGAACACCTTGATGCCGTTGTCCGTCGGGGGGTTGTGCGACGCCGTGAGCATCACGCCGCGGCGGCCCCGCGAGGCGTACGCGAGCGCCGGCGTCGGGACCACGCCCGCCCGGCGGACGTCGACGCCGGCGGATTCGAGCCCCGCTTCGGCCGCGGCCGCCAGGGCCGGGCCCGTCGTTCGCCCGTCCCGTCCCACGACGACGGTCGGCGTGTCGTTCGCCGCTCCCCCGTCCGGTTCGGTCCCGGTGACGTCGGTGCCGACGGCGCGACCCACCGCGAGCGCGAGTTCGGGCGTCACCCGCTCTTCGGCCGACCCGCGGATCCCAGCCGTCCCGAAAAGGTCCATACCCACAGTGGGTCCGCCGATCCCCTATAACTTCACGCTTGCCCGCCGGCCGTCGGCGATGTTGCCTGATGGTGTGAAGATCACACATACAGATATCCAGATAGGTCGAGAATCCGTGACGTCTATATGTCCGGAGAATCCGCGTACGCTGGTTCCTGCCCAGTAGGATCCACCCGTAATTATATATTAACTGGTGGGTATCCTCCGAACGGAGGACGAGACGCATGTCATCAAGCACGCGAAAACTGGACGCGGAGATTCTGGGTCGGACGACCAACTTCGAGTACTCCGAGCACTGGATCGGCTACGCCATCCT
This is a stretch of genomic DNA from Halobellus sp. MBLA0158. It encodes these proteins:
- a CDS encoding phosphomannomutase, which encodes MDLFGTAGIRGSAEERVTPELALAVGRAVGTDVTGTEPDGGAANDTPTVVVGRDGRTTGPALAAAAEAGLESAGVDVRRAGVVPTPALAYASRGRRGVMLTASHNPPTDNGIKVFVDGEEYDRDLEQAIEARVAGEQRPATWDAWGDSAEETVLPDYREAVVAYAREYGADADGLDVAVDCGNGMGALGTPGVLRELSARVVTLNGQVDGHFPGRESKPTPESLADLRAFVRDGDFDFGIGHDGDADRIVIVDGDGEVVHEDTVVAILAERFTEAADADDPVVVTTPNASGRIDERVRAAGGRVERVRLGALHEGIATARAGGGDVVFAAEPWKHIHPEHGGWIDGVASAAVLTRLVAESGLDGLRAPVTERPYRKVSVPCPDERKAEAMARLESSLPEAFPDADVDTEYGVRLEFADASWTLVRPSGTEPYVRVYAEADDVDALVDEVTTVVEAAVEDAD